Proteins found in one Falsirhodobacter algicola genomic segment:
- the eutC gene encoding ethanolamine ammonia-lyase subunit EutC produces the protein MTDLPARLGALTPARVRLDPRGGPTPLPAVLDFQESHARARAAIHGRVDWTAVETALGAPGLRLHSRAATRAEYLRRPDFGRLLAPEAEEAIPHTPCDLAIVIADGLSASAVNTHAAALCRGLMAALPDLRLGPVALVEQGRVAIGDEVAFRMGAAFCVMLIGERPGLSVSDSLGAYLTLNPRPGTPDSLRNCVSNIHGRGGLSIEAAVSKIAWLIREGRRIRATGVRLKDDSPDPLPSLSR, from the coding sequence ATGACGGACTTGCCCGCACGGCTCGGCGCGCTGACACCGGCGCGGGTGCGGCTCGATCCGCGTGGGGGGCCGACGCCCCTGCCCGCCGTTCTGGATTTTCAGGAAAGCCATGCGCGGGCGCGGGCCGCGATCCATGGCCGTGTGGATTGGACTGCGGTGGAAACCGCGCTTGGCGCGCCCGGCTTGCGGCTGCACAGCCGCGCCGCAACCCGCGCCGAATACCTGCGCCGCCCCGATTTCGGCCGATTGCTCGCCCCCGAGGCGGAGGAGGCGATCCCCCACACCCCTTGCGATCTGGCGATCGTCATCGCCGATGGTCTGTCCGCCTCGGCGGTCAACACCCATGCGGCGGCGCTCTGCCGGGGCCTGATGGCGGCGCTGCCAGACCTGCGCCTTGGCCCCGTGGCGCTGGTGGAACAGGGGCGCGTCGCCATCGGGGACGAGGTTGCCTTTCGCATGGGCGCGGCTTTCTGCGTCATGCTGATCGGAGAGCGTCCGGGCCTCAGCGTATCGGACAGCCTTGGCGCCTATCTGACGCTGAACCCCCGCCCCGGCACGCCGGACAGCTTGCGCAACTGCGTCTCCAACATCCACGGGCGGGGCGGGCTGTCGATCGAGGCGGCGGTGTCCAAGATCGCTTGGCTGATCCGCGAGGGACGGCGGATCCGCGCGACCGGTGTCCGGCTGAAGGATGACAGCCCGGACCCCCTGCCCAGCCTCAGCCGTTGA
- a CDS encoding SDR family oxidoreductase, with protein sequence MAFTDRTILITGGNSGIGRALAEALQAKGNRIIITGRKPDSLKDTLDGNPEMAGLALDVLDDAALAAFSKRLLAEHPDVDTVILNAGIMEAEDYTTDPVSTDVAEREIATNLLAPIRLAAALLPHLRRRPKAALITVSSGLAFVPKTGHPVYCATKAAIHSWTQSLRYQLRDTSVAVHEIAPPQVATELTPGQSQADTAMPLADFTAEVVEQMMRSDVPDEILVSRVLMLRRAEAEGRFAQVFNALNG encoded by the coding sequence ATGGCGTTCACTGATCGCACGATCCTCATCACCGGCGGCAATTCGGGCATCGGGCGGGCCTTGGCCGAGGCGTTGCAGGCCAAGGGCAACCGCATCATCATCACCGGGCGCAAGCCGGATTCGCTGAAGGATACGCTGGACGGCAATCCAGAGATGGCGGGGCTTGCGCTGGACGTTCTGGATGATGCGGCGCTGGCGGCCTTTTCGAAGCGCCTTCTGGCGGAACATCCGGATGTCGATACCGTGATCCTGAATGCCGGGATCATGGAGGCCGAGGATTACACCACCGATCCCGTCTCCACCGACGTGGCAGAGCGCGAAATCGCCACCAACCTTCTGGCGCCGATCCGGCTTGCGGCGGCACTGCTGCCGCATCTGCGGCGGCGTCCGAAGGCGGCGTTGATCACCGTGTCCTCCGGGTTGGCCTTCGTGCCGAAGACGGGCCATCCGGTCTATTGCGCGACGAAAGCCGCGATCCATTCGTGGACGCAATCGCTGCGGTACCAGCTGCGCGATACCTCCGTCGCGGTGCATGAAATCGCGCCGCCGCAGGTCGCGACCGAATTGACGCCCGGCCAGTCGCAGGCCGACACCGCGATGCCGCTTGCGGATTTCACCGCCGAAGTGGTGGAGCAGATGATGCGCAGCGATGTCCCGGACGAGATCCTCGTCTCCCGCGTGCTGATGCTGCGCCGGGCCGAGGCCGAGGGGCGTTTCGCGCAGGTGTTCAACGCGCTCAACGGCTGA
- a CDS encoding glycosyltransferase family 2 protein: protein MAVSFIITTFNIETYVRQCLASVAACVRPGDQVVIVDDGSTDDTVETITALLPDLEAKGVEVTTAFLGVNTFGGVGIGGNIGMDLSTRDIVFFVDGDDYLDPAGFEVALREFEASDADISLANYREWDEIRQEQKSPADHHKWASIGARLDAEGARVRALDMIAVPWRKFYRRDLLVKHKLRFPEGDFFFEDNPFHWDVCRAASRIHFTNRVICYHRVNRPGQTMTSKGYELQAFFVHFQSIFASIAPQDDVLREMACRWLINNMTWHLERMHVEALWAYFQTGHTALRDIPDDLWNGAVAEYFLAKSIWPTVCMIREGNAWSVLESIKAKRRHDEMRALVKKGVDEIAVVRAELRKVAGDTKASRQILQAQRYMDEFRALISDDTLLPRKFTE from the coding sequence ATGGCCGTTTCCTTTATCATCACGACGTTCAACATCGAAACCTATGTCCGGCAGTGCCTTGCATCGGTTGCGGCCTGCGTTCGGCCCGGTGATCAGGTCGTCATCGTCGATGACGGATCGACCGACGACACCGTGGAGACAATCACCGCACTTCTTCCCGACCTCGAGGCAAAGGGCGTGGAGGTGACGACCGCCTTCCTTGGTGTCAACACCTTCGGCGGCGTCGGGATCGGCGGCAATATCGGCATGGATCTTTCCACGCGCGACATCGTCTTCTTCGTCGATGGGGACGACTATCTCGATCCGGCGGGGTTCGAGGTTGCGCTGCGCGAATTCGAAGCCTCGGATGCCGACATCTCCCTCGCCAATTACCGTGAGTGGGACGAGATCCGCCAAGAGCAGAAATCCCCCGCCGATCATCACAAATGGGCCAGCATCGGGGCACGTCTGGACGCCGAGGGCGCGCGGGTCCGCGCGCTCGATATGATCGCGGTGCCGTGGCGCAAATTCTACCGCCGCGATCTGCTCGTCAAGCACAAGCTGCGTTTCCCCGAGGGCGATTTCTTCTTCGAGGACAATCCCTTTCACTGGGATGTCTGCCGCGCTGCGAGCCGTATCCATTTCACGAACCGGGTCATCTGCTATCACCGGGTGAACCGCCCGGGCCAGACCATGACCTCCAAGGGTTATGAGCTTCAGGCCTTCTTCGTCCATTTCCAGTCGATCTTCGCCAGCATCGCGCCGCAGGATGATGTCCTGCGCGAAATGGCCTGCCGCTGGCTGATCAACAACATGACATGGCATCTGGAACGGATGCATGTCGAAGCCCTCTGGGCCTATTTCCAGACCGGCCACACGGCGCTTCGGGACATTCCGGACGATCTGTGGAACGGGGCCGTGGCCGAGTATTTCCTTGCCAAGTCGATCTGGCCGACAGTCTGCATGATCCGCGAGGGCAATGCGTGGAGCGTTCTGGAAAGCATCAAGGCCAAGCGGCGCCACGATGAGATGCGGGCGCTGGTGAAGAAGGGCGTGGACGAGATCGCCGTCGTCCGGGCCGAGCTTCGCAAGGTCGCCGGCGATACGAAGGCCTCGCGGCAGATCCTTCAGGCGCAGCGGTATATGGACGAGTTTCGCGCGCTCATCTCGGACGATACGCTCCTTCCGCGGAAGTTCACCGAGTAA
- a CDS encoding glycosyltransferase family 2 protein codes for MLPLSIIIPVWNDPQGLQRIVRQAVELQIAREIIICDDASDSDHSPDALGITGSSTTSLHYIRSPQQLGAGAMRNIGIGAATQRFVLFADSDDMLKPDIKTILQQLEGKHFDFCIFRHHDSRIIGREGTFDTEEKLWAAANATPDVRRLNARESAELAKLSAYPWNKVYRKHFLTSMNIRCTEIPVHNDIELHWTSFIAADTILCSSMMGAVHYVAEDGSRLTNRKGAERLQLFDALEATMERLRNTPESTVYIEPFLGFCYKLAGWAWNNIDPEYHSRLHRLTKKFFMENFSERQLVLTAYRNPDLVGRINKIISGGV; via the coding sequence GTGTTGCCACTTTCCATCATCATCCCCGTCTGGAACGACCCCCAGGGCCTGCAACGGATCGTGCGTCAGGCGGTCGAGCTGCAGATCGCGCGTGAGATCATCATCTGCGACGATGCGTCGGACAGCGATCATTCGCCCGACGCGCTGGGCATCACCGGTTCGTCCACGACATCGCTGCATTACATCCGATCCCCGCAGCAGCTGGGGGCCGGTGCCATGCGCAATATCGGCATCGGGGCGGCGACGCAGCGGTTCGTGCTGTTCGCCGATTCCGACGACATGCTGAAACCGGACATCAAGACGATCCTTCAGCAACTCGAAGGAAAGCATTTCGATTTCTGCATCTTCCGTCACCACGACAGCCGCATCATCGGCCGCGAGGGCACCTTCGATACCGAAGAGAAGCTTTGGGCGGCCGCGAATGCCACCCCAGATGTCCGCCGCCTCAACGCGCGCGAGAGCGCCGAGTTGGCGAAGCTGTCCGCATATCCGTGGAACAAGGTCTATCGGAAGCATTTCCTGACCTCGATGAACATCCGCTGCACCGAAATCCCGGTGCATAATGACATCGAACTTCATTGGACGAGCTTCATTGCAGCGGACACGATCCTTTGTTCGTCGATGATGGGGGCGGTCCATTATGTGGCCGAGGACGGCAGCCGGCTGACGAACCGAAAGGGCGCCGAGCGGCTGCAACTGTTCGACGCGCTGGAAGCTACGATGGAACGTCTGCGCAATACGCCCGAATCCACCGTTTATATCGAGCCGTTCCTCGGTTTCTGCTACAAGCTGGCGGGCTGGGCATGGAACAACATCGACCCTGAATATCACAGTCGCCTCCACCGGCTGACGAAGAAATTCTTCATGGAGAACTTTTCGGAACGCCAGCTCGTCCTGACGGCCTATCGCAATCCCGACCTCGTGGGACGGATCAACAAGATCATATCGGGTGGGGTGTGA
- a CDS encoding DUF6525 family protein, whose product MDQFDRLPPEARRWIAAAALPWSAQSVRRLWDRLHRETGGDLATILARLDAAERRMLMRDDRTADIVRLSCYCQDNGVYQWGATPSPSRLHIGAGATSNEPSEG is encoded by the coding sequence ATGGATCAGTTCGACCGGCTTCCCCCCGAAGCGCGCCGCTGGATCGCCGCCGCCGCCCTGCCATGGAGCGCACAGTCCGTCCGCCGCCTGTGGGACCGCCTGCACCGCGAAACGGGCGGGGATCTTGCCACGATCCTCGCCCGGCTGGACGCGGCCGAGCGGCGGATGCTGATGCGCGACGACCGAACTGCGGACATCGTGCGCCTGTCATGTTACTGTCAGGATAACGGAGTGTATCAGTGGGGGGCGACGCCCTCCCCATCGCGCTTGCACATCGGCGCGGGGGCCACTAGCAATGAACCCTCTGAAGGTTAA
- a CDS encoding GTP-binding protein has protein sequence MSQLSNDTRLPVTVLSGFLGAGKTTLLNHVLNNRAGRRVAVIVNDMSEVNIDADLVRGGAELSRSEEKLVEMTNGCICCTLRDDLLLEVRRLAEEGRFDYLLIESTGIAEPLPVAATFDFRDAEGESLSDVARLDTMVTVVDAVNLIADFSSHDVIADRGQSLGEGDERTLVNLLTDQMEFADVIILNKVTEAGPDRLDKARKIIRALNPDARIIETDFSRVDPDAIFDTGLFDIDKAHEHPLWAKELYGFAHHVPETEEYGITSFVYRARRPFDPLAIHLVLEGDLPGVIRAKGHFWIATRPNWAAEFSLAGAMSTVKPLGGWWASVPKDRWPTHPDALAEVAQVWQEPWGDRRQELVFIGANMDREALTAKLDAALLNAPDYEPHLWKGLRDPFPQWGQRRAS, from the coding sequence ATGAGCCAGCTTTCCAACGATACGCGCCTTCCGGTCACGGTGCTGTCCGGGTTCCTCGGGGCCGGCAAGACGACGCTGCTGAACCACGTTCTGAACAATCGCGCCGGGCGGCGGGTGGCGGTGATCGTGAACGACATGTCCGAAGTGAACATCGATGCCGACCTTGTACGCGGTGGGGCGGAACTGTCCCGATCCGAGGAAAAGCTGGTGGAGATGACCAATGGCTGCATCTGCTGCACGCTGCGCGACGATCTGCTGCTGGAGGTGCGGCGCCTCGCCGAGGAGGGGCGTTTCGACTATCTGCTGATCGAAAGCACCGGCATCGCCGAGCCGCTTCCCGTGGCTGCCACCTTCGATTTCCGCGATGCCGAGGGGGAGAGCCTGTCCGATGTCGCGCGCCTCGATACGATGGTGACGGTGGTGGATGCGGTGAACCTCATCGCCGATTTCTCCAGCCACGATGTCATCGCCGATCGCGGCCAGTCGCTGGGCGAGGGGGATGAGCGGACGCTGGTGAACCTTCTGACCGATCAGATGGAGTTTGCCGATGTCATTATCCTGAACAAGGTGACGGAGGCAGGCCCGGACCGCTTGGACAAGGCCCGCAAGATCATCCGCGCGCTGAACCCCGACGCCCGCATCATCGAGACGGATTTCAGCCGCGTCGATCCGGATGCGATCTTCGACACCGGCCTTTTCGATATCGACAAGGCGCATGAGCATCCGCTCTGGGCGAAGGAGCTCTACGGCTTTGCGCATCATGTCCCGGAAACGGAGGAATACGGCATCACGTCCTTCGTCTATCGCGCGCGTCGGCCGTTCGATCCGCTGGCGATCCACTTGGTGCTGGAGGGGGATCTGCCGGGCGTGATCCGCGCCAAGGGGCATTTCTGGATCGCGACCCGTCCGAATTGGGCGGCGGAGTTCAGCCTTGCCGGCGCGATGTCGACGGTGAAGCCGCTGGGCGGATGGTGGGCGTCCGTTCCCAAAGACCGCTGGCCCACGCATCCCGACGCCTTGGCCGAAGTGGCGCAGGTCTGGCAGGAGCCGTGGGGCGACCGGCGGCAGGAACTGGTCTTCATCGGCGCGAACATGGACCGGGAGGCGTTGACCGCAAAGCTTGACGCAGCGCTTCTGAACGCGCCCGATTACGAACCCCACCTGTGGAAAGGGCTGCGCGATCCGTTCCCGCAATGGGGGCAGCGCCGTGCCTCGTAA
- a CDS encoding glutathione S-transferase family protein, which yields MELYHGSATVCSQKVRLAFAELNVPYTSKLLDLGKGDQFRPDYLALNPEAVVPTLVDGDLIVVESSLIIEYLDREKGGRALSPSDPAAEVAASHWLLRTLGVHSAINALSFATAARDKMRATQTAEEIEHHISQMPDLLEQEKRRSLIQGGLASPHVTHALQTLRRTFADMQKALLTGEWLLGAEFSKADVAIVAYIDRLERLGFERLWTAEYPKVGTWLQAMRARPSYDVAVTAFTDPAAAEGMRQGGSRHWPELQKIWAGIA from the coding sequence ATGGAACTCTATCATGGATCGGCCACGGTCTGCTCTCAGAAGGTGCGTCTGGCGTTCGCGGAGTTGAACGTCCCTTATACGAGCAAGCTGCTCGACCTTGGAAAGGGCGATCAGTTCCGGCCGGACTATTTGGCGCTGAACCCCGAGGCCGTCGTGCCGACCTTGGTCGATGGCGATCTGATCGTCGTCGAGTCGAGTCTGATCATCGAATATCTGGACCGCGAGAAGGGCGGGCGGGCGCTGTCCCCGTCCGATCCGGCAGCCGAGGTTGCAGCCTCGCACTGGCTCTTGCGGACCTTGGGCGTGCATTCGGCCATCAACGCCCTCAGCTTCGCCACGGCGGCGCGTGACAAGATGCGGGCCACGCAGACGGCCGAGGAGATCGAGCATCACATCAGCCAGATGCCCGATCTTCTGGAGCAGGAAAAGCGGCGCTCGCTGATCCAAGGGGGCCTTGCCTCGCCGCATGTGACCCATGCGCTTCAAACCCTGCGGCGGACGTTTGCGGATATGCAGAAGGCGCTGCTGACCGGGGAATGGCTTCTGGGGGCCGAGTTCTCCAAGGCCGATGTCGCCATCGTCGCCTATATCGACCGCCTGGAACGGCTGGGCTTCGAGCGGCTGTGGACTGCGGAATATCCGAAGGTCGGGACGTGGCTTCAGGCGATGCGCGCGCGGCCGAGCTACGATGTGGCCGTGACCGCCTTCACCGATCCGGCCGCCGCCGAAGGCATGCGGCAGGGCGGAAGCCGGCATTGGCCGGAGCTTCAAAAGATCTGGGCCGGCATCGCCTGA
- a CDS encoding toxin-antitoxin system YwqK family antitoxin yields MIRTAAILLCLSTPAFAQSPDGMQKDFYDDGTLASEVMHSGGERDGPSRFYYPTGQLYKDEVYEAGRKDGVERTYHENGQLADETHWTQGTQDGEYRTYDPDGNLTLRGTYAMGQPDGEETVFWPSGARRSVRHFDHGREVGLSQSWSPEGALTAEAEYTDAGDFVRERRWTDGTLTALREPMPVEGHGMGEKLTEYQGNFTSIDITAKGYRLTTRRLGDKLVDQEEVIDGQRQGSYISTDRVQNDVTRVFYVDGEPDGLFTRTWNGQILDRGMYDHGKRIGQWRREETSPFVELENYDAEGRLDGEQRTLGMNGAVRMRVTYTAGTLDGPYESYGSDGEVLLLGQYDMGQKTGPWQEMAMNLEDHLSGRYDRGKREGRWNVADADGYLTEVIQYRMGEEDGLHYLFAPDGAVDEVQAWRDGARDGYTTYYEDGRPVLRDLWQDGSLAEMDLPVGPE; encoded by the coding sequence ATGATCCGAACCGCGGCCATTCTCCTGTGCCTCTCGACCCCCGCCTTCGCCCAAAGCCCGGACGGCATGCAGAAGGACTTCTACGACGACGGCACCCTTGCATCCGAGGTCATGCACAGCGGGGGGGAGCGGGATGGCCCCTCGCGCTTCTACTATCCTACGGGGCAGTTGTACAAAGACGAGGTCTATGAGGCGGGCCGCAAGGATGGGGTGGAGCGGACCTATCACGAGAACGGCCAGCTTGCCGACGAGACCCATTGGACGCAGGGAACGCAGGACGGAGAGTACCGCACCTACGATCCCGACGGCAATCTGACCCTGCGGGGCACCTATGCCATGGGGCAGCCCGATGGCGAGGAAACCGTGTTCTGGCCCTCGGGTGCGCGCCGGTCCGTGCGGCATTTCGACCATGGGCGCGAGGTGGGGCTGTCGCAAAGCTGGTCGCCCGAAGGCGCGCTGACGGCCGAGGCCGAATATACCGACGCGGGCGATTTCGTGCGGGAACGGCGCTGGACGGACGGCACGCTGACCGCGTTGCGCGAACCCATGCCGGTGGAGGGCCACGGCATGGGCGAGAAGCTGACCGAATATCAGGGAAACTTCACCAGCATCGACATCACGGCCAAGGGCTACCGCCTGACCACGCGCCGCCTCGGGGACAAGCTGGTGGACCAGGAAGAGGTGATCGACGGACAGAGGCAGGGCAGCTATATCAGCACCGACCGGGTGCAGAACGACGTGACCCGCGTCTTCTATGTCGATGGCGAACCGGATGGGCTGTTCACCCGCACATGGAACGGCCAGATTCTGGACCGCGGCATGTATGACCATGGCAAGCGCATCGGCCAGTGGCGGCGCGAGGAAACGTCCCCCTTCGTGGAACTGGAAAACTACGATGCCGAAGGGCGGCTCGATGGCGAGCAGCGCACCTTGGGAATGAACGGCGCGGTGCGGATGCGCGTGACTTATACCGCCGGAACGCTGGACGGGCCGTACGAATCCTACGGCTCCGACGGGGAGGTGCTGCTGCTCGGCCAATACGACATGGGCCAGAAGACCGGGCCGTGGCAGGAGATGGCGATGAACCTCGAGGATCATCTGTCCGGCCGCTACGATCGGGGCAAGCGCGAGGGCCGCTGGAACGTCGCGGATGCGGATGGCTATCTGACCGAGGTCATCCAGTATCGCATGGGCGAGGAGGACGGGCTGCATTACCTCTTCGCCCCCGATGGCGCGGTGGACGAGGTGCAGGCATGGCGCGACGGCGCCCGGGACGGCTACACCACCTATTACGAAGACGGGCGTCCGGTGCTGCGCGATCTGTGGCAGGACGGCTCGCTAGCCGAGATGGACCTTCCGGTGGGCCCGGAATGA
- a CDS encoding DUF2207 domain-containing protein produces the protein MPFLLRMLFALCLTLLPAAPIHADERIRSFVSEITIDPTGGLRITETLDVQAEGDRIRHGIFRELPLTENGIHWGGFDLVDATMDGAPVDTRIQRRDGAIRIYLGDQDTLVTPGVHRFRLRYDVDRQVRFFADYDELYWNITGNAWEFRIDTATARIHLPEGAVATDVETFTGPVGSRAQNAVERRDDGGRTVIVTAEGALDWNEGMTTAIAFPTGIVARPTLLDRMLFALRDRPADVTALLGTLMLGAALWLIWRWKGKDAPLGHIRERSTPPEGVSPALAQYIRADGITGNAAMVAAAVDLGVKGFATIAQHDTAWSIARTGKADDGTLPVGEAAILTHLDGLKRPLMISPTNGKAVRALLEEFRTAMRKEHGARFHIPNVGWTLLGAAGSYGLAFAIIGQAFAGQPWLIFFLPMLPLGVLLFERSPRALAVTTGIALSISCLMWLIFGLRAHALDPIPAAGLIALPVMFGIFAARIGLTTSAGRTLKKEIEGFRRHLSAAQSKGRSRDGARQRFEAFLPYAIALGVEEEFAKDYELALSRATTKASSPTRIWMPAWFQGNPVDGSLGSISAACQAMTTGVNTCTSSSSGLSGGSGGGFSGGGGGGGGGGGW, from the coding sequence ATGCCTTTTCTGCTTCGTATGCTCTTCGCCCTGTGTCTAACCCTCCTGCCCGCGGCACCAATTCATGCCGATGAACGCATCCGAAGCTTCGTCAGCGAGATCACGATCGACCCGACGGGCGGGCTTCGGATCACCGAAACGCTGGATGTGCAGGCCGAGGGGGATCGGATCCGTCACGGCATCTTCCGCGAACTGCCGCTGACCGAGAACGGCATCCATTGGGGCGGGTTCGATCTGGTCGATGCGACGATGGACGGCGCGCCGGTGGACACCCGCATTCAGCGCCGGGACGGTGCGATCCGCATCTATCTGGGCGATCAGGACACGCTCGTCACCCCGGGCGTGCATCGCTTTCGCCTGCGCTACGATGTGGACCGGCAGGTCCGGTTCTTCGCCGATTACGACGAGCTGTATTGGAACATCACCGGCAATGCGTGGGAGTTCCGCATCGACACGGCCACCGCCCGCATCCACCTGCCCGAAGGGGCTGTGGCCACCGATGTGGAAACCTTTACCGGCCCCGTGGGATCGCGGGCGCAGAACGCGGTCGAACGGCGCGACGATGGCGGCCGCACGGTCATCGTCACGGCGGAGGGTGCGCTGGATTGGAACGAAGGGATGACCACGGCCATCGCCTTTCCCACGGGCATCGTGGCCCGCCCTACGCTTCTGGATCGCATGCTCTTCGCGCTCCGGGACCGTCCGGCGGATGTGACCGCCCTGCTCGGCACCCTGATGCTGGGGGCCGCGCTGTGGCTGATCTGGCGGTGGAAGGGCAAGGACGCGCCCCTCGGCCATATCCGCGAGCGCAGCACCCCGCCCGAGGGGGTTTCGCCCGCCCTCGCCCAGTATATCCGCGCCGATGGCATCACCGGCAATGCGGCGATGGTCGCGGCGGCGGTCGATCTGGGCGTGAAGGGCTTCGCCACCATCGCGCAGCACGACACCGCATGGTCGATCGCGCGGACCGGAAAGGCCGATGACGGCACCCTGCCCGTGGGTGAGGCTGCGATCCTGACGCATCTGGACGGGCTGAAGCGCCCGCTCATGATCTCGCCCACCAACGGCAAAGCGGTGCGCGCCCTGCTGGAGGAGTTCAGGACCGCGATGCGAAAGGAACATGGCGCGCGGTTCCACATCCCAAACGTGGGCTGGACATTGCTGGGGGCTGCCGGGTCCTATGGCCTCGCCTTTGCGATCATCGGGCAGGCATTTGCGGGGCAGCCATGGCTTATCTTCTTCCTGCCGATGCTGCCGCTGGGCGTTCTGCTCTTCGAGCGTTCGCCGCGGGCGCTTGCGGTGACGACGGGGATCGCGCTGAGCATTTCCTGCCTCATGTGGCTGATCTTCGGCCTTCGGGCACATGCCCTCGACCCGATACCGGCGGCGGGGCTGATCGCCCTGCCCGTGATGTTCGGCATCTTTGCCGCACGGATCGGCCTGACGACTTCTGCCGGGCGCACCCTGAAGAAGGAGATCGAGGGCTTTCGCCGCCATCTGTCGGCAGCCCAGAGCAAGGGCCGCTCCCGCGACGGCGCGCGCCAGCGGTTCGAGGCGTTCCTGCCCTATGCCATCGCCCTTGGCGTGGAGGAGGAGTTCGCAAAGGATTACGAACTCGCCCTGAGCCGCGCAACGACGAAGGCCAGCAGCCCGACCCGGATCTGGATGCCCGCTTGGTTCCAAGGCAATCCGGTCGACGGATCGCTCGGGTCGATATCGGCGGCGTGCCAAGCGATGACGACGGGCGTCAATACCTGCACCAGTTCCAGTTCGGGATTGTCGGGGGGCTCCGGCGGTGGGTTTTCCGGTGGCGGCGGGGGTGGCGGCGGTGGGGGCGGCTGGTAG
- a CDS encoding LacI family DNA-binding transcriptional regulator, protein MRATVKDVARLAGVSPGTVSNTLSGARNVDAETRRRVEAAVAQLGYVPNLAARRFRTGVSNTIAVMTSMSPAVSAGSSRLGFLMEVAASAAVSALEHNATLVLVPPVADPAAALRNVAMDGAILIEPSEDDPFLELLLRRGVPVVIIGDPPRDGLAWIDMHYRATANMLVGHLLEQGARCVPLMIGASARRSYAEAEAAYRGLLQAEGLEAHVIRIPEALGEDAAHQAMLGLLKDLPALDGVFVPVDAFATGVMRALRDAGRAVPDDVKVATRYDGLRAREERPAITASNLHLDRIAALAVDRLVQLVAGTAAPLRIDGPLPTLVPRGSTLSSTLRS, encoded by the coding sequence ATGCGAGCAACGGTGAAAGATGTGGCGCGTTTGGCGGGCGTATCGCCCGGCACCGTATCCAACACGTTGTCCGGTGCCCGGAACGTCGATGCCGAGACGCGGCGCCGGGTGGAGGCTGCCGTCGCGCAACTGGGATACGTTCCGAACCTTGCCGCGCGCCGTTTCCGAACGGGCGTATCGAACACCATTGCCGTCATGACCTCGATGTCGCCGGCCGTTTCGGCGGGGTCTTCGCGGCTCGGGTTCCTGATGGAGGTTGCGGCCTCTGCCGCCGTGTCGGCGCTGGAGCATAATGCCACCTTGGTTCTGGTCCCGCCGGTGGCCGATCCCGCTGCCGCCCTTCGGAACGTCGCGATGGATGGTGCCATCCTGATCGAACCGTCCGAGGACGATCCCTTTCTGGAACTGTTGCTGCGGCGGGGCGTGCCGGTCGTCATCATCGGCGATCCGCCGCGGGATGGGCTGGCTTGGATCGACATGCACTATCGGGCGACCGCGAACATGCTGGTAGGGCATCTGTTGGAGCAGGGCGCACGCTGCGTGCCGCTGATGATCGGCGCATCCGCACGCCGCTCCTATGCCGAGGCGGAGGCGGCGTATCGAGGCCTGCTGCAGGCCGAGGGGTTGGAGGCCCATGTGATCCGCATTCCGGAGGCCTTGGGCGAAGATGCCGCGCATCAGGCAATGCTCGGCCTGTTGAAGGATTTGCCCGCTTTGGACGGTGTCTTCGTCCCCGTCGATGCATTCGCGACCGGCGTCATGCGGGCCTTGCGCGATGCGGGTCGGGCCGTGCCCGATGATGTGAAGGTCGCCACGCGCTATGACGGATTGCGGGCGCGGGAGGAGCGTCCCGCGATCACGGCCAGCAATCTGCACCTCGATCGGATCGCCGCATTGGCGGTCGACAGGCTGGTCCAACTCGTTGCCGGAACCGCCGCCCCCCTGCGCATCGACGGCCCTCTGCCGACGCTGGTGCCGCGCGGCTCGACTTTGAGTTCGACGCTACGGAGCTGA